Part of the Pelorhabdus rhamnosifermentans genome, ATTAGACATGGAAGGGAGGACTTAGTCAGTTGGAATATGCAACGAATATTTTCACGATGATTCAGTTTTTCTTTGCAGTGGTCATTGGACTGTATTTCTGGAATCTCCTAAAATCTCAGCAAGGGAATAAGGTGGCTGTTGATCGAGAATCAAAAAAAGAGATTGATAAATTACAAAAAATGCGTTCGATTTCCCTGACGGAACCTTTATCTGAAAGAACACGACCCAGTAATTTTAACGAGATCATTGGACAGGAGGAAGCTCTTAAAGCCCTAAGAGCCGCTTTATGCGGCCCCAATCCTCAGCATGTGCTTGTTTATGGTCCGCCTGGGGTGGGAAAAACTGCCGCAGCCCGGCTGATATTGCAGGAAGCCAAAAAAAATCCCCTATCGCCTTTTGGTGATACTGCGAACTTTACGGAGTTAGATGCTACAACAGCTCGATTTGATGAACGAGGTATTGCAGATCCTTTAATTGGTACGGTTCACGATCCTATTTATCAAGGTGCAGGGCCGCTTGGAATAGCGGGTATTCCTCAACCTAAGCCAGGTGCTGTAACCAAGGCCCATGGGGGAGTTCTTTTCATCGACGAAATTGGTGAACTTCATCCCATCCAAATGAATAAACTACTAAAGGTATTAGAAGACCGGAAAGTATTTCTAGACAGTTCCTATTATAATAGCGAAGATACGAATATTCCTGTTCATATTCATGATATTTTTCAAAATGGATTACCTGCTGATTTTCGTTTAGTTGGTGCTACAACACGCTTGCCGCAAGATATTCCACCAGCCATTCGGTCACGTTGTGTCGAAATTTATTTTCGCCCGCTTTTTCCGGATGAAATTGGCCGAATTGCTTTAGGAGCAGTAGATAAAATTCATTTTTCTATCGATAAAGAGGCTGTTGAGGTTTTGAAGCGTTATGCCACGAATGGACGGGAAGCTGTTAATATTATTCAAATTGCAGCCGGTATTGCTATGAATGAGCAGCGTCAGCAGATCTTACAGCAAGATATTCAATGGATTATTAATTTTGGTCAGTATAGTCCAAGGCCGGAAAAGAAAATTGCGAGTATTCCGCAGGTTGGCATTGTCAATGGTCTTGCCGTTTATGGTCCAGGTATGGGGATGGTGATGGAGATTGAAGCATCCGCCAAGACGAATGAGGCAGGTCAGGGAAAAATCATCATTACAGGCATTGTTGATGAGGAACAGATGGGATCATCAGGGAAAACACTAAAGCGTAAAAGTATGGCTAAGAGTTCGGTAGATAATGTGGCTACAGTTCTTACGAATCGGTTTCAAATTGATTTTAATTCCTGTGATATTCACGTGAATTTTCCTACGGCGGGTCCTATTGATGGGCCTTCAGCTGGGGTGAGCATTGCCACTGCAATTTATTCGGCGGTAAAAAACATTCCCGTTGATAACAAGGTGGCATTGACTGGTGAGTTATCCATTCGGGGCTTTGTCAAACCTGTGGGTGGTGTGGCTTCTAAGATTTTGGCAGCAAAACAAGCCGGAGCCCAAAAGGTAATCATTCCAAAAGAAAATTATCAGGAAGTATTTTTAGAGGCGGGTATTGAAGTGATTCCTGTCGAGACACTTGATGAGGTGCTGAGTGTGGCGCTTATGCAAGAAAGTGAGACAGTTAAATTAGAAGTTGTTTCGCCTCCTGCAAACAAGCCCCGATCCAAGCTTGCCATGCCATTATAGGGTTTCATAAGAGTAGCCGGGAAACTTACCCGGCTACTCTTGTA contains:
- the lonB gene encoding ATP-dependent protease LonB, producing the protein MEYATNIFTMIQFFFAVVIGLYFWNLLKSQQGNKVAVDRESKKEIDKLQKMRSISLTEPLSERTRPSNFNEIIGQEEALKALRAALCGPNPQHVLVYGPPGVGKTAAARLILQEAKKNPLSPFGDTANFTELDATTARFDERGIADPLIGTVHDPIYQGAGPLGIAGIPQPKPGAVTKAHGGVLFIDEIGELHPIQMNKLLKVLEDRKVFLDSSYYNSEDTNIPVHIHDIFQNGLPADFRLVGATTRLPQDIPPAIRSRCVEIYFRPLFPDEIGRIALGAVDKIHFSIDKEAVEVLKRYATNGREAVNIIQIAAGIAMNEQRQQILQQDIQWIINFGQYSPRPEKKIASIPQVGIVNGLAVYGPGMGMVMEIEASAKTNEAGQGKIIITGIVDEEQMGSSGKTLKRKSMAKSSVDNVATVLTNRFQIDFNSCDIHVNFPTAGPIDGPSAGVSIATAIYSAVKNIPVDNKVALTGELSIRGFVKPVGGVASKILAAKQAGAQKVIIPKENYQEVFLEAGIEVIPVETLDEVLSVALMQESETVKLEVVSPPANKPRSKLAMPL